One Babylonia areolata isolate BAREFJ2019XMU chromosome 27, ASM4173473v1, whole genome shotgun sequence DNA window includes the following coding sequences:
- the LOC143301552 gene encoding uncharacterized protein LOC143301552, which produces MRIKPIKQTVEEKNMKVTDIQVDVVFILIIGSVCCIQTCVLPQPGKCSSDNYSVDGNEVCELNAGSCDFNSTSGLCLYQQGCADPYMSNWTLAGDHVQAGQEEAGACPSSDYYYSVLESPWLNVTHLSCLKFTYLRLAPAALDVFLDQQDEGISTVLNRSNDNTADNERTDVKRNVDPGFRKVIFRAYGGGGGRVKVFSVSVDPGLCTCPEYRRDVLLQQRGEAISPQPATSKHTMLHSISSCQYKSCIFTTNIHCIGGRH; this is translated from the exons acagacagtggaagagaagAACATGAAGGTGACGGACATCCAGGTTGACGTTGTCTTCATCCTCATCATTGGCAGTGTTTGCTGCATACAGACCTGTGTCCTGCCTCA GCCAGGGAAATGTTCAAGTGACAACTATAGTGTCGATGGCAATGAAG TGTGTGAGCTGAACGCCGGGAGCTGTGACTTTAACAGTACTTCAGGTCTGTGCCTGTATCAACAAGGTTGTGCTGATCCATACATGTCCAACTGGACACTGGCAGGAG ATCACGTACAAGCCGGGCAGGAAGAGGCTGGTGCCTGTCCTAGCAGTGACTATTACTACTCAGTCCTGGAGTCCCCATGGCTGAACGTCACCCATCTCTCATGTCTCAAGTTCACCTACCTCAGACTAGCACCTGCTGCTCTGGATGTGTTCCTGGACCAACAGGATGAAGGGATCAGTACTGTCCTCAACAGATCCAACGACAATACTGCAGACAACGAGAGGACTGACGTGAAGAGAAATGTGGATCCTGGCTTTAGAAAA gtCATATTCAGAGCgtacggtggaggaggaggccgagTGAAAGTGTTCTCCGTCTCTGTGGATCCAGGATTGTGCACATG CCCCGAGTACCGCCGTGACGTCCTCCTCCAACAGCGTGGTGAGGCCATCAGTCCTCAGCCAGCCACCAGCAAACACACAATGCTCCATTCCATCAGCAGCTGTCAGTACAAGTCCTGTATCTTCACCACCAACATCCACTGCATTGGGGGACGACACTGA